The genomic DNA TCCAAACTCTCCAATTCCTCCGGCCCAGAAATCCTTTTATACGGCCTCACACTATGAACAACCCCTTTGGGGAAAAACCTCGCGGAGGGTAAGTCCTCCATGGTATGAAACAGCTGCGGGCCGTCCCTCTCCGTCCACAAATCGAACCCACCAGGCTTCTGAAACCTATCCGCCAAGACCGTGACTTGCTCGTCGGCGCTGACAGAGAACAAGTTCGGAGCTTTCTCAACAACCTCCCACGGCCGCTCGAGCTCGTACACGGCGGCTTTGAGCTCGGCCCTCTTTCGCATCTCGTAGATTTGGCGCTCGCGGCAGAGGCGCGCCTTGAGGAGCTGCTTGGCTTTATTCGC from Pyrus communis chromosome 17, drPyrComm1.1, whole genome shotgun sequence includes the following:
- the LOC137723740 gene encoding uncharacterized protein — protein: MQANKAKQLLKARLCRERQIYEMRKRAELKAAVYELERPWEVVEKAPNLFSVSADEQVTVLADRFQKPGGFDLWTERDGPQLFHTMEDLPSARFFPKGVVHSVRPYKRISGPEELESLELEDEGFGGVEELGDGFKGKEKLGSGSFDLEESDGEGLNLKHALESLSVNGQSRKKYDGRVVKKGRNRRNSK